Proteins encoded within one genomic window of Synergistaceae bacterium DZ-S4:
- a CDS encoding ornithine cyclodeaminase family protein → MLLLSREDILSVFTMRDAIEADKRAFVLHTKGKAVVPLRINIETESKEGQCMFMPAYVGGELNMAGVKLVSYFPANAEKGIPVVPATVPLIDGTTGLVTTIVEGTTLTQIRTAAISGAATELLSNPDSKVAALFGTGGQAAAQLEALMTVRKLEEIRIFDALPGRAAAFVEKQQQLADRFGVKLIEAASSKKAVTDADVITTVTTSATPVFSNDDIKPGCHINGVGSYTPEKRELPAELLRRAGRIFVDNREAVLSEAGDFIIPMKEGLFSSDSIAGELGELILGNVEGRRSKDEITILKTVGFATLDIVAAAEIVKKATEAGVGTVIKL, encoded by the coding sequence ATGTTACTGTTATCAAGAGAAGACATTCTTTCGGTATTTACAATGAGAGACGCCATAGAGGCAGACAAAAGGGCCTTCGTCCTGCACACGAAAGGGAAGGCTGTAGTGCCCCTTCGGATAAACATAGAGACAGAGTCGAAGGAAGGTCAGTGCATGTTCATGCCGGCCTATGTCGGAGGAGAGCTAAACATGGCCGGAGTGAAGCTGGTATCTTATTTCCCCGCCAATGCCGAGAAAGGCATACCGGTCGTGCCGGCGACCGTTCCCCTCATAGACGGGACAACGGGACTTGTGACCACTATCGTAGAGGGGACGACCCTGACACAGATAAGGACGGCCGCAATATCTGGCGCCGCAACGGAGCTTCTGTCTAATCCCGACAGCAAAGTGGCGGCCCTCTTCGGAACAGGCGGGCAGGCAGCGGCACAGCTGGAGGCGCTCATGACAGTCAGGAAGCTTGAAGAAATAAGAATATTCGATGCCCTTCCCGGACGCGCTGCAGCTTTTGTGGAAAAGCAGCAACAGCTTGCGGACCGCTTCGGCGTAAAACTTATCGAAGCCGCCTCTTCCAAGAAAGCCGTTACAGATGCGGATGTGATAACAACTGTCACGACCTCTGCGACCCCGGTCTTCTCGAACGACGATATCAAGCCCGGATGCCACATCAACGGTGTCGGTTCCTACACTCCGGAGAAGAGGGAACTTCCAGCGGAACTCTTACGGAGGGCCGGCAGGATATTTGTCGACAACCGTGAAGCAGTCCTTTCAGAGGCAGGAGATTTCATCATCCCGATGAAAGAGGGCCTCTTCTCTTCAGATTCGATAGCGGGAGAGCTCGGAGAACTGATACTTGGCAATGTTGAAGGACGACGCTCAAAGGACGAAATAACCATTTTGAAGACCGTGGGATTTGCAACGCTAGACATAGTGGCCGCGGCTGAAATAGTCAAAAAAGCGACTGAAGCCGGAGTAGGAACAGTTATCAAGCTCTAA
- a CDS encoding sulfite exporter TauE/SafE family protein has translation MVKILLLLIVLVNGLFAFRFFTDFMKHKKEAWAEPGNNVLLAVWGAVCFFFSTFGISDFALSTVLYRARKLIDDAKLPGTLNTQCAIPVAVMALAYISSIQVDQMTLILLIISQMTGAYFGPRFVVKMPVRHIRMFMGVGLVLAAFFVVAGKFGLLPSGGEATGLTGGKLVLGMVLLLIYGALNNVGVGSYAPTMATVYALGLNPAIAFPVMMGACTFSVPVGGMEFVRLGQYGRKITLFSSIFGILGVLAAVFIVKSLDTSMLQWVVAAVILIAGLDLLRNAFTKDKN, from the coding sequence ATGGTAAAAATTCTGCTCTTGCTGATCGTGTTGGTCAATGGGCTGTTCGCATTCCGTTTCTTCACGGATTTCATGAAACACAAGAAGGAAGCATGGGCCGAACCCGGGAATAATGTCCTGCTGGCTGTCTGGGGAGCGGTATGCTTCTTCTTCTCAACATTCGGTATTTCAGACTTTGCCCTTTCAACGGTCCTTTACCGGGCCAGGAAACTTATTGACGATGCCAAGCTCCCCGGCACCCTGAATACGCAGTGCGCGATCCCCGTAGCTGTAATGGCCCTTGCATACATATCATCGATACAGGTGGACCAGATGACCCTGATACTCCTTATAATCTCCCAGATGACAGGAGCCTACTTCGGCCCCCGTTTCGTCGTTAAGATGCCTGTCAGACACATAAGGATGTTCATGGGAGTCGGACTGGTACTCGCGGCGTTTTTCGTCGTTGCAGGCAAATTCGGACTCTTGCCTTCAGGCGGCGAGGCGACAGGCCTGACCGGCGGCAAGCTTGTTCTCGGCATGGTCCTTCTGCTTATATACGGTGCCCTCAACAACGTAGGAGTAGGGTCGTATGCTCCCACGATGGCGACGGTCTATGCCCTCGGACTCAACCCGGCGATAGCATTCCCTGTCATGATGGGTGCCTGCACATTCTCAGTCCCGGTCGGAGGGATGGAGTTCGTAAGGCTTGGACAGTACGGACGGAAAATAACGCTTTTCAGCAGTATATTCGGTATACTCGGAGTCCTTGCCGCGGTATTCATCGTCAAGAGCCTAGATACCAGCATGCTCCAGTGGGTGGTCGCGGCAGTCATCCTGATCGCCGGCCTTGATCTGCTCCGGAACGCGTTCACAAAGGATAAAAATTAA
- a CDS encoding D-glycerate dehydrogenase: MSLPKVFMTQRIQDVGMSILEGRVDLTLWSEEGRPDPEAVMRDLPYADGLIMTMGIAMDRSFFKMAERLRVASLYSVGYDNVDIKAATEFGVMVTNTPGVLTDATADTALMLMLMTARKARENEKIMREGGWTHWSPNQFVGKDLSGSVLGIVGFGDIGRAVAKRAAAFGMKVIYTGRSRKIEHEEQLGAEYLPLEELLKRSDFVSLNCALTNETSGLIGERELRMMKNDAVLINTARGAVVDQKALFMACSEGWIYGAGLDVYEKEPVPMDEPLLELENVVMMPHIGSAAKRSREGMARLAATNLVEALEGRVPPNLVNPGVLIEKRP, translated from the coding sequence ATGTCCTTGCCAAAAGTTTTTATGACCCAGAGGATACAGGATGTTGGAATGTCGATCCTTGAAGGCAGGGTGGACCTTACCCTTTGGAGCGAAGAAGGACGTCCCGATCCGGAGGCTGTGATGAGGGACCTGCCTTATGCAGACGGCCTGATAATGACGATGGGAATAGCAATGGACAGGAGCTTCTTTAAAATGGCGGAGAGACTAAGGGTCGCGAGCCTGTACTCTGTCGGTTACGACAACGTGGACATAAAGGCAGCGACCGAATTTGGCGTGATGGTGACAAATACCCCCGGAGTACTTACGGACGCGACGGCTGATACCGCCCTTATGCTGATGCTTATGACGGCCCGGAAGGCCAGGGAGAACGAGAAGATAATGAGGGAGGGCGGCTGGACACATTGGTCCCCGAACCAGTTTGTAGGGAAAGACCTCTCGGGTTCTGTTCTCGGAATAGTGGGCTTTGGTGACATCGGCCGGGCCGTCGCCAAAAGGGCCGCAGCCTTTGGCATGAAAGTCATATACACCGGCAGATCTCGCAAAATCGAGCACGAAGAACAACTCGGAGCCGAATACCTTCCATTGGAAGAACTGCTGAAGAGAAGCGATTTCGTATCACTGAACTGTGCCCTTACGAATGAGACTTCGGGCCTCATCGGTGAGCGTGAACTCAGGATGATGAAAAATGATGCGGTCCTCATCAACACGGCACGGGGTGCCGTCGTTGACCAGAAAGCGCTCTTCATGGCATGTTCTGAGGGGTGGATATACGGAGCCGGCCTCGATGTCTATGAAAAGGAGCCCGTTCCCATGGACGAACCTCTGCTTGAGCTTGAGAACGTCGTCATGATGCCTCATATAGGGAGCGCCGCTAAAAGGTCCAGGGAAGGGATGGCCCGCCTTGCGGCGACGAACCTGGTGGAAGCGCTTGAGGGCCGGGTACCTCCTAACCTTGTAAATCCCGGTGTTTTGATAGAAAAGCGCCCCTGA
- a CDS encoding ROK family protein, with translation MLSVGVDLGGHTISAALVERKGETARMLSRADRETPGSRGLDEVVQIIAGMVDEVSQGRQISFVGIGIPGFLDKTRRKITRLTNFSGLENVYFLEHLAPALNRRGLSPLIGMENDANCSAVGEAFCGAAKGCRDFIVLTLGTGIGSGIFVNGGLLTGAHGMAGESGHMTISGKSDMSCGCGSAGHLETIASADYIERGARQEGLPPNFRLLWNMRDDKRADALISNALDALAGGIASLVVVLDPEKIILSGGMSKSEGLAEEVRARTLRWLPLPLREQLRIEASALGTEAALYGAASISMLER, from the coding sequence ATGCTGTCTGTAGGAGTCGACCTCGGAGGACATACGATATCCGCGGCCCTGGTTGAAAGAAAGGGCGAGACTGCTCGCATGCTCTCAAGGGCCGACAGGGAGACTCCCGGGAGCAGGGGGCTTGATGAAGTCGTTCAAATTATTGCGGGCATGGTAGATGAGGTCTCGCAGGGGAGGCAGATCTCCTTTGTCGGGATAGGGATCCCCGGTTTTTTAGACAAGACACGAAGGAAGATAACCAGACTCACCAATTTTTCCGGCCTTGAGAATGTCTATTTTCTTGAACATCTCGCACCTGCACTGAATAGACGCGGGCTCTCTCCTTTGATTGGCATGGAGAATGACGCGAACTGCTCTGCCGTAGGTGAGGCCTTCTGCGGTGCGGCAAAGGGATGCCGCGATTTTATCGTCTTGACTCTAGGCACAGGAATAGGCTCCGGCATATTTGTGAACGGCGGGCTGCTCACCGGTGCCCATGGGATGGCCGGGGAGTCCGGCCATATGACCATATCCGGAAAGAGCGATATGAGCTGCGGATGCGGAAGCGCAGGGCATCTGGAGACGATCGCTTCCGCGGATTACATTGAACGGGGTGCCCGGCAAGAGGGACTTCCTCCGAATTTCAGGCTGCTATGGAATATGAGGGATGACAAAAGAGCAGATGCGCTCATCTCGAACGCGCTTGATGCTCTGGCCGGAGGCATAGCCTCGCTGGTCGTTGTGCTGGATCCGGAAAAGATCATATTGAGCGGAGGCATGAGCAAATCCGAGGGACTGGCGGAGGAAGTCAGAGCAAGGACGCTCAGGTGGCTCCCGCTCCCGCTCAGGGAACAACTGAGAATAGAGGCGTCCGCACTGGGGACCGAGGCTGCCCTTTACGGGGCCGCTTCTATAAGTATGCTTGAGAGGTGA
- a CDS encoding M55 family metallopeptidase: MKVYISSDMEGSTGIVSSEQVTSGKPEYAFGCRMQLHDTLAAVRAALSWGADSVTVNDSHDRMINLDPSMFPGGVSLISGSPKILGMVEGVTGHDAAIFMGYHAMAGTEKAVLDHTYDSKVVYGLKVNGIRLGETGLNALFCGALDVPVAMVAGDTAVCFEASSLLGSTLVTCALKDGLGRNAAVTRSPDDTSSLISGAVKKALDAASAGESPVLKMEAPYRAELTFHTTAQADAAGLVPGSERISGRSMVFTTDDIFEVRRWYSSSIDCASLAEH; encoded by the coding sequence TTGAAGGTATACATAAGCTCGGATATGGAAGGTTCTACGGGAATAGTATCGTCAGAACAGGTCACTTCAGGCAAACCCGAGTACGCATTCGGATGCAGGATGCAGCTGCACGACACACTGGCGGCAGTGAGAGCCGCTCTCAGCTGGGGGGCTGACTCCGTAACGGTCAACGACTCCCACGACAGGATGATCAATCTTGATCCCTCAATGTTCCCCGGGGGTGTTTCCCTGATCAGCGGCAGCCCAAAGATACTTGGGATGGTGGAGGGGGTAACAGGGCATGATGCGGCGATCTTCATGGGTTACCACGCAATGGCCGGGACAGAAAAGGCCGTGCTTGACCACACCTATGACTCCAAAGTCGTATACGGACTCAAAGTGAACGGCATCAGGCTGGGAGAGACGGGACTCAACGCTCTTTTCTGCGGCGCACTTGACGTGCCTGTCGCAATGGTCGCGGGCGACACCGCAGTTTGTTTTGAGGCATCCAGCCTGCTTGGAAGCACTCTCGTCACATGCGCCCTGAAGGACGGGCTCGGCAGGAATGCCGCAGTTACCAGGAGCCCCGATGATACGTCGTCCCTGATATCGGGAGCAGTCAAAAAAGCCCTTGATGCTGCATCGGCAGGAGAGAGCCCGGTTCTGAAGATGGAGGCACCGTACAGGGCAGAGCTCACCTTCCATACCACGGCACAGGCAGACGCGGCCGGACTTGTCCCGGGAAGTGAAAGGATATCGGGAAGGTCCATGGTCTTCACGACTGATGACATTTTTGAAGTCAGGCGCTGGTACTCTTCATCTATCGACTGCGCATCACTGGCGGAACATTAG
- a CDS encoding NADH:flavin oxidoreductase, translating to MIFEPIELKGSLLKNRVISAPLASSSSMDDGSPSERSLEIYRRFASSGAALFVVEHHAVTVSGRTRPAQFLADSDVTAKKHSAVSAILKGGNALCLAQINHAGAKIADRGVFDMEGYRPLSPSGIPVGDQWEKSGRKPETMTRGEIRRTVEDFVNSAVRMVRIGGYDGIQIHASHGYLIGQFLSPLTNRRDDEYGGTDRKRARLLYEITDAVRQSLNDAPLSVRLGAADFLPGDKPVGLSLDETVPVARELVNLGVDMIGISGNLCGYGIDRNDSAYFAPYAQRIKTSVGSSALVECTGGIRDVFTAEKILRDGVCDLVGVGRQMLRDPGFLAGWKESC from the coding sequence ATGATCTTCGAACCGATCGAACTTAAGGGCAGCCTGCTGAAGAACAGGGTCATATCTGCCCCTCTTGCATCTTCAAGCTCAATGGATGACGGCTCTCCCTCAGAGAGATCCCTGGAAATTTACAGGCGCTTTGCCTCGTCGGGAGCAGCCCTTTTTGTTGTTGAGCACCACGCTGTCACTGTTTCAGGGAGGACAAGGCCGGCACAGTTCCTTGCCGACAGCGACGTGACCGCAAAGAAGCATTCTGCGGTCTCAGCAATTCTAAAGGGTGGAAATGCACTGTGCCTTGCTCAGATCAACCACGCAGGGGCTAAGATAGCGGACCGGGGAGTCTTTGATATGGAGGGATACCGGCCTCTCTCCCCTTCGGGCATACCTGTCGGGGACCAGTGGGAAAAGAGCGGGCGTAAGCCGGAAACGATGACGCGCGGCGAGATCAGGCGTACCGTGGAAGATTTCGTAAACTCAGCCGTACGGATGGTCAGGATCGGCGGTTATGACGGGATCCAGATCCATGCCAGCCACGGCTACCTGATCGGACAGTTTTTAAGCCCGCTGACCAACAGACGCGACGATGAATATGGAGGCACAGACCGCAAGAGAGCCAGGCTCCTATATGAGATAACAGATGCTGTAAGACAGTCCCTAAACGATGCCCCGCTCTCCGTCCGGTTGGGCGCGGCTGACTTTCTTCCGGGTGATAAGCCTGTTGGGCTTTCTCTTGACGAGACAGTGCCTGTTGCCCGGGAGCTGGTCAACCTTGGCGTCGACATGATAGGCATCTCGGGGAATCTATGCGGATATGGGATCGACCGTAATGACAGCGCCTACTTTGCTCCCTATGCCCAGAGGATAAAGACATCAGTCGGATCCTCGGCCCTTGTTGAATGTACCGGGGGTATAAGGGATGTTTTTACTGCCGAAAAGATCCTCAGGGACGGAGTATGCGACCTTGTAGGCGTTGGGAGGCAGATGCTCAGGGATCCCGGCTTTCTTGCAGGATGGAAGGAGTCATGCTGA
- the ychF gene encoding redox-regulated ATPase YchF, which translates to MLHCGIVGLPLSGKSTVFNVITRAGAEVKPYAGGKTDPNKAVVEVPDRRFDFLVEVHKPRKVTPAQVEFVDLAGLSRGAGKGEGLGNSFLSFVADADALIQVIRCFANKTVEHPEGSIDPIRDWDIIENELIFRDLAVIENRLGKLKAKKKLTSEEETEKKLLDMCFECLLEEKPLRSMELKPAEWRLLRGFSFVTSKPEIILLNLDDSQPDETKIPKWDELKKRADEQGVKLCSLYGSLEMDIAELEEEEAAAFTEGLDITEPGRERLIEEAYRVLGLISFFTCGPDEVRAWTLHDGDNAVDAAGAIHSDLARGFIRAQVVAFDDYKKHGSSFDECRKAGCLRLEGKEYLVKDGDIIEIRFNV; encoded by the coding sequence ATGCTGCACTGCGGGATAGTCGGGCTGCCACTTAGCGGCAAATCTACGGTATTCAATGTTATTACGAGAGCGGGAGCAGAGGTCAAGCCCTATGCTGGAGGCAAGACAGACCCCAACAAGGCTGTCGTCGAGGTTCCAGATAGAAGGTTCGACTTTCTGGTCGAGGTCCACAAGCCAAGAAAGGTGACCCCTGCCCAGGTCGAATTCGTCGATCTTGCCGGACTCTCAAGGGGAGCCGGAAAGGGAGAGGGACTTGGTAATTCATTCCTCTCGTTCGTTGCTGACGCAGACGCTCTGATACAGGTCATCAGGTGTTTCGCAAACAAGACGGTCGAGCATCCGGAGGGAAGCATAGATCCTATAAGGGACTGGGATATCATTGAGAACGAACTGATCTTCCGCGACCTTGCCGTCATAGAAAACCGACTTGGGAAGCTTAAGGCAAAAAAGAAACTTACTTCGGAAGAGGAGACTGAAAAGAAGCTCCTGGATATGTGTTTTGAATGTCTGCTGGAGGAAAAACCGCTGCGCAGCATGGAGCTGAAGCCGGCGGAATGGCGTCTGCTGAGGGGATTTTCATTTGTCACATCAAAACCTGAAATAATACTTCTCAACCTCGATGATTCACAACCAGACGAGACGAAGATACCTAAGTGGGATGAGCTTAAAAAGAGGGCGGATGAACAGGGAGTTAAGCTGTGTAGCCTGTACGGAAGCCTTGAAATGGATATCGCAGAGCTTGAAGAGGAGGAGGCCGCCGCCTTTACTGAAGGCCTTGACATAACTGAGCCGGGCAGGGAAAGGCTGATAGAGGAAGCCTACAGGGTGCTTGGTCTGATCAGCTTTTTCACATGCGGTCCTGACGAAGTGAGGGCATGGACTCTTCATGACGGAGACAACGCAGTAGATGCCGCCGGAGCGATCCATTCCGACCTTGCCAGGGGATTCATAAGGGCCCAGGTGGTCGCCTTTGACGACTACAAAAAGCACGGCAGTTCCTTCGACGAATGCAGGAAGGCCGGATGCCTCAGGCTTGAAGGCAAAGAATATCTTGTCAAAGACGGGGATATCATAGAGATAAGGTTCAACGTCTAA
- a CDS encoding ferrous iron transport protein A, which translates to MNLLQVKDEESAVIKSIPAGEAGERLEALGLRVGKRIQKVSGMPFGGPITLLLDGRHFAVAHAIAGKIEVEGEDRPERPAVEKSRLWPKFI; encoded by the coding sequence ATGAACCTCTTGCAGGTAAAAGACGAGGAAAGTGCTGTAATTAAGAGCATCCCCGCGGGGGAAGCGGGAGAACGCCTTGAAGCACTGGGACTCAGAGTGGGCAAAAGAATACAGAAAGTATCCGGTATGCCTTTTGGAGGTCCCATAACTCTTCTCCTTGACGGACGCCATTTCGCTGTCGCCCACGCCATCGCGGGAAAGATAGAAGTCGAGGGCGAAGATCGTCCAGAGCGGCCTGCCGTTGAAAAGAGCCGTCTATGGCCTAAGTTCATATGA